Proteins encoded in a region of the Macaca mulatta isolate MMU2019108-1 chromosome X, T2T-MMU8v2.0, whole genome shotgun sequence genome:
- the PNCK gene encoding calcium/calmodulin-dependent protein kinase type 1B isoform X1, with protein MWRRVCGGLAARRPSGDMLLLKKHTEDISSVYEIRERLGSGAFSEVVLAQERGSAHLVALKCIPKKALRGKEALVENEIAVLRRISHPNIVALEDVHESPSHLYLAMELVTGGELFDRIMERGSYTEKDASHLVGQVLGAVSYLHSLGIVHRDLKPENLLYATPFEDSKIMVSDFGLSKIQAGNMLGTACGTPGYVAPELLEQKPYGKAVDVWALGVISYILLCGYPPFYDESDPELFNQILRASYEFDSPFWDDISESAKDFIRHLLERDPQKRFTCQQALQHLWISGDTAFDRDILGSVSEQIQKNFARMHWKRAFNATSFLRHIRKLGQSPEAEGASEQGLARHSHSGLHTGQPPKW; from the exons ATGTGGAGGCGCGTTTGCGGTGGCCTCGCTGCAAGGCGTCCGTCTGGGG ACATGCTGCTGCTGAAGAAACACACGGAGGACATCAGCAGCGTCTATGAGATCCGCGAGAGGCTCGGCTC gggtgccttctccGAGGTGGTGCTGGCCCAGGAGCGGGGCTCCGCACACCTCGTGGCCCTCAAGTGCATCCCCAAGAAGGCCCTCCGGGGCAAGGAGGCCCTGGTGGAGAACGAGATCGCAGTGCTCCGTAG GATCAGCCACCCCAACATTGTTGCTCTGGAGGATGTCCACGAGAGCCCTTCCCACCTCTACCTGGCCATGGAACT GGTGACGGGTGGCGAGCTGTTTGATCGCATCATGGAGCGCGGCTCCTACACAGAGAAGGATGCCAGCCATCTGGTGGGTCAGGTCCTCGGCGCCGTCTCCTACCTGCACAGCCTGGGGATCGTGCACCGGGACCTCAAG CCCGAAAACCTCCTGTATGCCACACCCTTTGAGGACTCAAAGATCATGGTCTCTGACTTTGGACTCTCCAAAATCCAGGCTGGCAACATGCTAGGCACCGCCTGTGGGACCCCCGGATATGTGG CCCCAGAGCTCTTGGAGCAGAAACCCTACGGGAAGGCCGTAGATGTGTGGGCACTGGGCGTCATCTCCTACATCCT GCTGTGTGGGTATCCCCCCTTCTACGACGAGAGCGACCCTGAACTCTTCAACCAGATCCTGAGGGCCAGCTATGAGTTTGACTCTCCTTTCTGGGATGACATCTCAGAATCAG CCAAAGACTTCATCCGGCACCTTCTGGAGCGAGACCCCCAGAAGAGGTTCACCTGCCAACAGGCCTTGCAGCATCTTTG GATCTCTGGGGACACAGCCTTCGACAGGGACATCTTAGGCTCTGTCAGTGAGCAGATCCAGAAGAACTTTGCTCGGATGCACTGGAAG CGAGCCTTCAATGCCACCTCATTCCTGCGCCACATCCGGAAGCTGGGGCAGAGCCCAGAGGCCGAGGGGGCCTCTGAGCAGGGCCTGGCCCGCCACAGCCACTCAGGCCTCCATACTGGCCAGCCCCCCAAGTGGTGA
- the PNCK gene encoding calcium/calmodulin-dependent protein kinase type 1B isoform X2, with product MLLLKKHTEDISSVYEIRERLGSGAFSEVVLAQERGSAHLVALKCIPKKALRGKEALVENEIAVLRRISHPNIVALEDVHESPSHLYLAMELVTGGELFDRIMERGSYTEKDASHLVGQVLGAVSYLHSLGIVHRDLKPENLLYATPFEDSKIMVSDFGLSKIQAGNMLGTACGTPGYVAPELLEQKPYGKAVDVWALGVISYILLCGYPPFYDESDPELFNQILRASYEFDSPFWDDISESAKDFIRHLLERDPQKRFTCQQALQHLWISGDTAFDRDILGSVSEQIQKNFARMHWKRAFNATSFLRHIRKLGQSPEAEGASEQGLARHSHSGLHTGQPPKW from the exons ATGCTGCTGCTGAAGAAACACACGGAGGACATCAGCAGCGTCTATGAGATCCGCGAGAGGCTCGGCTC gggtgccttctccGAGGTGGTGCTGGCCCAGGAGCGGGGCTCCGCACACCTCGTGGCCCTCAAGTGCATCCCCAAGAAGGCCCTCCGGGGCAAGGAGGCCCTGGTGGAGAACGAGATCGCAGTGCTCCGTAG GATCAGCCACCCCAACATTGTTGCTCTGGAGGATGTCCACGAGAGCCCTTCCCACCTCTACCTGGCCATGGAACT GGTGACGGGTGGCGAGCTGTTTGATCGCATCATGGAGCGCGGCTCCTACACAGAGAAGGATGCCAGCCATCTGGTGGGTCAGGTCCTCGGCGCCGTCTCCTACCTGCACAGCCTGGGGATCGTGCACCGGGACCTCAAG CCCGAAAACCTCCTGTATGCCACACCCTTTGAGGACTCAAAGATCATGGTCTCTGACTTTGGACTCTCCAAAATCCAGGCTGGCAACATGCTAGGCACCGCCTGTGGGACCCCCGGATATGTGG CCCCAGAGCTCTTGGAGCAGAAACCCTACGGGAAGGCCGTAGATGTGTGGGCACTGGGCGTCATCTCCTACATCCT GCTGTGTGGGTATCCCCCCTTCTACGACGAGAGCGACCCTGAACTCTTCAACCAGATCCTGAGGGCCAGCTATGAGTTTGACTCTCCTTTCTGGGATGACATCTCAGAATCAG CCAAAGACTTCATCCGGCACCTTCTGGAGCGAGACCCCCAGAAGAGGTTCACCTGCCAACAGGCCTTGCAGCATCTTTG GATCTCTGGGGACACAGCCTTCGACAGGGACATCTTAGGCTCTGTCAGTGAGCAGATCCAGAAGAACTTTGCTCGGATGCACTGGAAG CGAGCCTTCAATGCCACCTCATTCCTGCGCCACATCCGGAAGCTGGGGCAGAGCCCAGAGGCCGAGGGGGCCTCTGAGCAGGGCCTGGCCCGCCACAGCCACTCAGGCCTCCATACTGGCCAGCCCCCCAAGTGGTGA